Within Conexibacter woesei DSM 14684, the genomic segment CCGCCTACTGGGCGCTGAGCGACTCGCTCACGCTGATCGGGCGCAGCGTCCGCCACAGCCTCCGCAGCGTCGACGCGCTCGCGACCGCCGTGATCCTGCCGGTCCTGCTCCTGCTGCTGTTCGTCTACGTCTTCGGCGGCGCGATCGACACGGCCGGCGACTACGTCGACTTCGTCGTGCCGGGGATCGTGCTGCTGTGCGCGGGATACGGCTCCGCCGCGACCTCCGTCAGCGTCAACGACGACATGACGACCGGGGTCGTCGACCGCTTCCGCTCGCTGCCGATCGTCAGCTCCGCGCTGCTGACCGGGCACGTGATCGCGACCGTCCTGCGCAACGTCGCCTCGATGCTGATCGTCTTCGCGGTCGCGCTGCTGATCGGCTTCG encodes:
- a CDS encoding ABC transporter permease; protein product: MNQSAAYWALSDSLTLIGRSVRHSLRSVDALATAVILPVLLLLLFVYVFGGAIDTAGDYVDFVVPGIVLLCAGYGSAATSVSVNDDMTTGVVDRFRSLPIVSSALLTGHVIATVLRNVASMLIVFAVALLIGFDPTASALDWLAAAGLLLLFMTAISWIAACFGLLARSAESAGAFAFLIMFLPYLSSAFVPPETMPAGLRAVAEHQPITPIVDTLRGLMTGTPIGSDAIVAVAWCSGGIALGCAGAAWLYRRRVTA